GTTTCTTATCTTTTCAAACTGTTCTTTGGTTACAGAAATGCTTTTCTAAAATTACCAAATTATAGGAATTCCATAAGTTGCTACTAGTTCATTTGGAGCAtggaaatttttaatcatttttaatttttaaaatcacagcaaaattgaacaaacaaaatgtagaaaagaCTCATTCTTCAAAAAGTGAAAGCAtgaatgtattattattataccaAGGTCCAGATATAGAATCTGGTAAGCAATAGAAAACCATTTAGCATTATCTATACAGATGATAGTGTATTTAGTCTATTACCCCCAAATTCCACTCATTGGTAGTTATTAGTTGAGCACAAAATTGAGAGATATAAAACTGTATTAAGAGTAGAATTATTCatcccaagaaaacaaaaaaggaccaCCCCAATTTTAATGTGTAGAAAGATAAATagtaaattatttctatatgTCCAAATAGTGGAATATTACATAGgggtgaaaataataaaacttcgCTTCTCAAGTCAGTATATGAAAGGTCACAGAGAGTGTAAAAAGAAAGGCATATAAGAatacatattgtattattttccttGTCTAAATTGCCAAGATATCCAAAACTATACCAAATATATAATTCTAGTGAATGTATGTATTGCTACATACTGAAATTCTAGAGGGAGGTAGGGAATGATACCCAGAAAATTTAATGTGGTGACTTCCTGTGTTGTATTGAGGGGAGGAATGAGAAAGATGGGACCTGGGAGGGGAAGgttatgggggggggggttgccTTCTAAAAATGCAGTCAGCTAGTTGCATGTTTTTTTAGGCCTTTGGCTTAATagaatattttgattaaaatattgatattgttttattatttactgTTGTGTGACTACAAAAGTGCTTTTCTTTAAACGTAAATATAGATTTTACTTATCCTTTTTAGGATGTATGGCATTTTATATTAAGATTTGAGAAGATTGTATTCAAATAGTCACTGTCTAATAAGTGTAAATTGTCTATGTTTTACAGCCATACTGTAGTGCATTCAGTCAcctaaaaatttgagaaaattttccaGTCTGTGCAACCCGTGCTTCGACTTAattgaaataatgtattttttgcaTCTTATTCAAGTAGGAACACACTAGTAAAGATTTACTCTTTCAAAGTACTGATGAAATCATCACAAAATGAGAAGAAGATCCACTTGCTAATAGTCTAGGCTAGACATATAAAGAACATAACTGTACTATTTCTCTAAAGCCAAGGAAACATCCTTCTACCAGTCCTAAAAATTCTTACTTCTGAAAGTAGTGTTTAAACTATCCACATAACCATGCTGGATGTTCTGCAAAAGCACAACCAACTAATTTAACTTAATTCATCAGGAATCAGTAATGGCCGACTAGCAGCCAGTATGATGTTACTCCAAAGCACTAACGCTCCACAGTAGACCTTGGTGAAGCCATGAGAATGAGCCTTGCAGACTTCCAGCCACAGGGAACATAACTGAGCAAGGAGCAGACTGACAACTACACTCTGAAATCCATCACGATGGACCTATTAATGGCAGAAAATCCTCACGTGATTGTCAACTTTGTCTCCTGAAATCAGGATGGCCTTTGAAACCTTCCTTAGAGTGCAGAGCAGTCTAGGAAACTTCTACcaattcctttccctttctccttcattttcaagCAGTTTGTGGTCCAAGCTTTGCCAGTCATTTCTGCCtcacttcctattttctttcacatGCATGCCCTCTCATAAAATCTTTGCCCATTTACTCTCAAAAGCATTTCTGCCTCTTGGAAGATCTGGACTAACACGAACACTAACACCCTCCTTTCTTAGGTCTAGTCCGAAGGCTGATTGAGGACTGAGCAAGTAGAAAGGATCAAGCAGCCCCACAGTAGGGAGAGGCCATGTGCAGGGCGGGGAGCAGGTGGGGTCCAGTGTATTGGGGAAGTGGAGCACAGCTTCACTGTCATGTTCCAAGGTCAAATCTCCTCATTTAGAGGCATTTTGTGCACGGCTCGGAGAGTATAATGTGttgttttaataattgtttttttctttctcactctttctaCAGATGAAGCGGTGGCGAATTTACCTTTGCTCATTATGGTAACTGCTGACTTTTTGCTGAAGCTACACCGTCCTGTGGCTTTTACTGTGATCCCATTGTGCAGTGGCTTATACAGACAATTAGACTTTCCCAATCAGGATCTTCCTTTCTTAAAGGATCAGGGGAAGTCTATGGAATACAAGGTAAAGTAGAGGGTATTCCAAGTTCTGTCCCACTTGGAGATTTCCTGATTTCAGGATTTTTATTCTCTATGTTCAATTCTTCCATGACAGTTTGAAAAACTAGTATCTTAATTACATGTTTAATAGTGGAAAACCTAATACAATTTGAAATCCTAAATATTTTGCTTGATAAAATGTTAAATggcattatatttattaaaaggcCCTTGTGTATTTGGTTGGGTAAGGAGTTAAGACAtacacactttttctttcttacttttttttttttgaggaagattagccctgagctaacatctgccaccaatcttcctcttttttgctgaggaagactggccctgagctaacatacatgcccatctttccctcctttatatgtgggactcctgacACAGCATGaatgccaagcagtgtgtaggtccacacctgggatctgaaccagcaaactctgggccgccacagcagtaTGTGCGAAcctaacccctgcaccactgggcaggcacCAAGACATACATTTTTGATACCTATAATTAAAGAGAGATTTTCCAAAAGTGACCCAGTAGTACACTACGTAGGTGTTCAAAAAGTGCTGATGACTTGGATTCTCTCTGTTCTAAAGATTCAGAGCCTGCAGGAGAGATTTCTGAGAAACTGAAAATCCAACAAGCACCGCAGGTTATATTATGATCATGGATCTTAGAGAACACTGGCTTCGCCTCTAAGACCTAGGATACGTCTATAATTGAATGAATGTGAACCTATGGAAAGATAAGCTAAGATTTATGAGATTTGGAAAAAACTTATATGCTTTTCATTCTTGGTCATAAATCAGTTGAGAAGTAGATGGGTGGTCCTGGGATGGCAGGCAACAGTGCCTTCATTGACTTAGGACTTCTTTTATCAGGTCCAAGTGAGATGTCTCTCCATTAGTCACCACCTGCCAGCCACCAGAAGAGGGCTTTAGCTGTGTGTCCAAAGGCTCATTCAAACTTTGAATGTAATGGCAGAAATGTAGATTGAGTGTAGGATGACAACTAGACATCTGTGACATATACTATGCCAGGCACACTGGTTTTTTCAATAAACGTTTTTAGATGTAAAAAGCAATCAATTTGGGGCTATTAAATCACTTAGCATCTCTGATCTGGCTCTGATGGAAAGTACGCATTAGAATGCTAATTTGTAGAACAACATTATCAACACACTTTTGTTCAATTGTACCAcctttctttttgtaaatgtCTCTCTAAAAAATTCTTCAGTGAACGCTGGTATATTcctttgtgtattcttttttattatttccacttaATTAAAGCCCTACTATGTGTCATGCCCTATGTCCGAGGCTAGAAACAAGATGGTGAGCAAAAGCAGAGATAGTCACTGTTCCCTAGGAATTGAAATGTACTGATTAAAGTTATTATGCACCAACGAATGGAAATGCTCCTTCACTGCATGACTGTTCTGCACAAAAGCTCTGAAACAGCTTCCCACATGTTATCTGCCTTCGctctccagagcatcttgttACTTAGACAGCGGCTCTACATTTCAGACACGGTGGAAATGAGACACAGgaaattcaagaatattttaaaccTGACATTTTGGTAATGAAAGGGAGTTTGGATAGAAAACTtgccattttgttcttttgaaaaacCAGTTTGTTGGGATTTATGTACCTGAACTAATCAGTTTTAGGTATAATAtagtaatttaaacaaaaaatatatatatatacatatatagagagagaaaagcagctaCCACCACAGTACGAATTTAAAGTGTTTACTCACCCAAAACATGTCCTTCCTGCCCCTGGAGCTCGTGCCAtcttcccacccccaaccccaggccaccactcATCTACCTTCCATTCCTCTTATTCTGCCTtctctggacattttatataaagggAACGAAACAATACTTTTTTTGTATCTGCTTTTTTCACAACGTATTTTTTTGGTTCATTCACACTCAAGCATAAATCAAtagttcattactttttaatgtttagCAGTATACCATGTTGTATCGAATGGTcacattttgtgtatttattcacTAGTTTATGTACATTGGGATTCTTACCATTTTTTggttattaagaaaattaatactATGAACATTATTGTACAGGTATTTTTATGGAcctatgtcttcatttttcttgggtaaaaaTCTAGACGTAGAATTGATGGTTCATATGGTAGGtttatgttgaattttttaaGAATCTATGAATCCATTTTGCAAAGTCACTTTACCTTCTTGCCTTCCCACCAGTGCTGTATGCCGATTCTGTttcctctacatcctcaccaaccaTTGTTATTACATACCTTTTTAATAGTCACTCTGGTAgatggcttttttatttttataatcataaaaatagacAGTAGTAAAGGatagcctcttcaacaaatggtgttgggaaaactggatgtctACATGCAAAAGGATAAAATTGGACCACAACACCCAATTTTAAGTCTTACTATGTAGCTACCATAATTAAGACAGGTTAGGATTAGTGGAGAGTTAGCTATAGATCagtgggacagaatagagagcccagaaatattgGTGCAAAACAATTTAAAGCAGGAAGTAgcgtcttttcaacaaatgctgctagAACACTTGAAAAGGAATGTCTAATAGTGAACACAACTAAAATTCACaccttttaaaagattaaaataaaacgAAGCGTAGATTTAAGggtaaaaagtaaaactgtaaaaattttagaagagcacacagaagaaactCTTTGTCACCTAACATTCTTAGACAATCTTaccaacagagaaaaaaaatactgaaatcaaGGGGCTGGCACTGTGGTGTACTGGTTCAGCTCCCActctctgccttggtggcctgggcttcaccagttcagatcctgggcacagacctatgcaccgcttatcaagccatgctgttgcaggcgtcccacatatagagcaGAGCAAggtgggcatggacgttagctcagggctgatcttcctaaagaaaaacccaaaaaactgaaataaagggAGCTTGAGGTTGGGAAGAATTTGGAATATGTtatattccaatttttatttctttaaaggaaatatgtatatttgtatatactgatATGAAGATACTTCATTgacagttaaatgaaaaaagctagTCACGAGAAATACTTTGATtttgttgttctatttctatctatctatctgtctacatatgtatctgtctatctatgtatctacctaactatctatctatctatccatgtATCCATCATCTTCTTCTACCACCTTTAAGGCCAGCATCTTTACATTTCTCTCAgctctgtcttcctctgtgtCTGCATGAAATCTCCTCTTGTCCATCTTTTATACGAACATGTATGATGACATATGGAGCTCACCTAGAtaatttatatagagagataaaTGCATAAATGTCTATACCTATATactctgtatatatgtatatatataatgataatatataattgaatataaaatatgtgttattacatatatgcatgtatagaAACATATAAAGatgtatacatgcatatttaTATGCATACACAAGCaggcacacatatatatacacgtggatatatctttaaatatatacccatgtatatatttgtgtgtgattTTAGTATAGttgtatattaaatatgtatacatctatgcatatacacatatttatgctattaaacatttcagaaaagatAGCTGTGCATCAAATAATGCATACTTCTAACATTCCCTTTagtggttctttttaaaatcttctggCCTGTTGTTCATCACAGGCAGTGTCTCCTGTGCTTAATCTTTACTGATGAACACGTGCAAGAGAAAAAGTCCAGTGCGAGAGTCATAAGGATTTCCCAATAAATTCAACTCAAAAGTTCACTTGTTCTTTCCCTCCAATGTCATGTGCCGGAACAATTGGCCTGCACAACTGTCTCGGACAGTGTCCATGTAACAATTTCAAAGAGCCAGCATCAGTACAATAGTCACATTAGTACAATAAAGGAAAACTTTATGCATTTACCAGAATTGGGATCCTTGCATTGAATCGGCATGAAACAGTGCTAGACTCAAAGGTTCTTGTCTAAATCCTGGCTTTCTTCACTGATAAAAAAGGCAAGTTAGATTAGGGTGACAAATGTAAGTGTAACAGACAACTTAAGTGCAGACTGTTTTAATATTATATCCCTAATATTTATAACAAATCTACGTGACAGAAGTTATTGTTATCACGTTTAAAAGTAGGAAATTGTGGATTCCATAGCCTGAATATGGTGTCCAGGCTGCCTGGTGGTggatgggatttgaactcaggacttTCATCTGCCAACGCTCTTTGCGCTGAGTCAGGCTGTGGAGCAGATCAGCTAAACAGCTCTGATGAAATCTCCTCCCACTCAAACCCTACAGGGTCTCCCGCTTCACTTTGAGGTAAAGGTCCAGTTATTCAACCTACAATTTAGGGCCATGTCCAGGTGGTCTCAATCTCACACCTgagccttctttctctcctcttcttagtATTCACAAGCTGTCCTCCAGCCCGGGGTCACCAAGCCTGTGGCCCCAACAGCTATCTGGGAGCTTTGTCAACATTCCTGATTGTGAAATTGTGCCATAGTTTTACAAGATGTTCCCATCAGGGGAAAATGGATGAAAGGGACATGAGAACTCTCTGCATTTGACTTACAGCTTGATGAGAATCTCCAGTTTTCTCAAAGCAAAACTTTAATCAAAATCAAATCTCTAAATGAGCCTAATGTGCTTCTAGTGTTGCCAAGTGCTAAGGGTCTAGGTACTTGTCTACTCACCGTTCCCAAAACtcattctctttcctgttttgattctcctttccttcctattCGGTAGCTTAGGAAGATTTCATATCTCATCTCTAAGGGTTTCGGAGCACTGATCttacctcctcccttccccatacTTCTGGGTACATCAGACCAAACTGTCCCAAATCTCCTGCAGAGGCAATACCTGCTGAGGATTCCTTGTGAGGCCTCTGTCACGAGTTCCTTTATAGCCTTCAGGAAGAACACAGAATACCTCAGTGTCTTATCTGCCGGGAGGCATCTGTCTCACCCCCAGAGAGGTCTTCACCAACAGGTCAATAAAGGAAGCGCGTCAGCTGGGTGGCTGTGGTTGGGAAGAAGAGGTGAACAAGCTCGGCACGGTCCGTGGAGGTGTCGGCCTCGCTCCCCACGGCCTTCTCTGTTTCAGGTAGGTCCGGCGGGGACCCTATGGAGGGAGCCCTGGTGAAGAGCATTGCTGTGAGGACAGCTGCAACTGAGTCTTTCCTGAAAGAACTGCTtgtatttttctgaggaaaaactGAGATTCCCAAGTGCATGTTTCCTTAAATGCAGCCAAGCTCCCTGTGGGCTGACCCAAAGGCTTGGGAGAGCAAATGGCTCCTTCTCAGATGTGCACGGAGGACTTGTCCTAGTGTTTCTCTTGAGTCTCTATGAGGCCTTCTGTTCACACGCATGTCTTGTTGATTCTgagttggaggaagaaaaaaggggaTAGTCCCCTATAGTTAGGACTCTAGGGGAGTAGAGCAGTTTCCTCACCCATAAGAAACTTTCATCGGGAAATGGGTCATTTGTCCCTGTGCCATGTGTTACGAACAGTCCTATGGTTTTCTTCTACAGACCTGacaaaatgtctttcttctcATCATGGATGAAAGCTATTTTCATCATtgtcttgctgtttcctctgcattCTGGTGAGCAAATTTTTCAATCCTGGATGAAGAATTTCTCATATCTTAGAAAATTTAGGAAACAACTGCTATGGTCTAGGAATGGAGGAGCTTGTTTTATTGGGTTTGTAATACTTAAACTGGCAAAATGAAACAGAGCAGTTTACAAATATCCCTTTAAAAACTGCATCCGtcgttttctctctcttctttcccacttTAGAGACGTGGAGACAGAGAGGTGGGTTAGAATGTGCAGTGGAACCTAGCTTTTCCTCCACCTACAATGAAAGCCATTTACCTATGTTTAGAGGTGAAGAGGTTTTGGAGGTCACATT
The nucleotide sequence above comes from Equus przewalskii isolate Varuska chromosome 13, EquPr2, whole genome shotgun sequence. Encoded proteins:
- the LOC103565521 gene encoding uncharacterized protein isoform X3, producing the protein MEIDGGEGKMNKIATVASLSVVSSCEPSGRTQNTSVSYLPGGICLTPREVFTNRSIKEARQLGGCGWEEEVNKLGTVRGGVGLAPHGLLCFRPDKMSFFSSWMKAIFIIVLLFPLHSETALLSPGTAPDCHVYKDRLHLCNRERKLICATNGQTYRNPCIFCRERIASRGRFDFTRYGAC
- the LOC103565521 gene encoding uncharacterized protein isoform X1; amino-acid sequence: MVTADFLLKLHRPVAFTVIPLCSGLYRQLDFPNQDLPFLKDQGKSMEYKPSGRTQNTSVSYLPGGICLTPREVFTNRSIKEARQLGGCGWEEEVNKLGTVRGGVGLAPHGLLCFRPDKMSFFSSWMKAIFIIVLLFPLHSETALLSPGTAPDCHVYKDRLHLCNRERKLICATNGQTYRNPCIFCRERIASRGRFDFTRYGAC